The Bacteroidota bacterium genome segment TATGATGTTAAACTGGTAGTTACCACAGCCTGTAAAAAGGACAGCATAACAATTCCCAATTACATTACAATTAAGAACTGTACTACATGTAATCTTGTTGGCCAATTTTCCAAAGGCACTGGCAACTGTGCCGGCTGCGGCTGCAAAGAATGGATATTGGTAAACGCCACGGGTGGCACAAGTCCATATGCATACAACTGGTCCAGCGGCTATACGAACAGATATGAGAATCGTCTTTGTCCGGGCAACTACACAATAAACATTAAAGACAAAAATGGGTGCAGTGTAAATGTTAATATAACTACACCTTGATTTTCTTAACATGAGTGATACCGTATGTTAAAATATAACCGTTTTAAAAAGTCAAAATGACAAAGCAACTCAACATAAATCAAATCGAAAGAGTAAATAAGCTATTGCTTATTCCTGTACTTATTCTGTTTATGGGCATTGTTCACGCGCAACATAATATTTCGAAAGAAAACGGGAATAAAAATAAAGTTTCTTTAAAAGGTAATGGTCTACGCTTTACTCCCAACAAAGGTCAGATACTCGACACGGACGGAAATCTCTGTCCTGATATATTATACAAAGGCGACGGCGACGGTGCTGATATTTATTTACGCAAAACAGGTATCAGTTATGTGTACAGCAACATGAGCAAAGTAATGCAAAAAGCTGATGAGCAAATAGAAGAATTGGAGCACGCTGAAAATATTGACAGAATATCGCTACAACAAAAGAAAGATGAATTATTGCAAAATAAGATGATTACAGTACACCGCGTGGATATGGACTTTATTGATTGCAACAAAAACATGGTCACTTTCAATGAGGAACTATCAGAAGGGTACACAAACCACTACTATGCCCACTGCCCTCAGGGCATAACTCATGTAAACCAATACAACAAAATAACTTGCAAAAATATTTACAACGGTATTGATATAGCCTATTACGGCAACAAATCAAACGGAATAAAGTATGACTTAATTGTAAAGCCTCATGCCGATCCTAACCAAATAAGACTCCACTGGAACGGCGCGGAAAACATATTCATTAAGAGTGAAGGTACCTTGGTAATAAAAACAAGTGTAAATGAATTTTACGAATCAATTCCAAAAGTTTACCAGGTAATAAATGGAAGAGTTATTGATATACCGGCCAAGTATATACTTACCCTCTCCCCAGAGTTTATCCCGACAAAAGAGGGAGGAAAAGTGCGAGAGGGGTTTATTAATTTCTCATTTTCACCTTTTGATCCCTCGTTCGCTTTAATAATCGACCCTTGGGCTTCTTATTACGGCGGCAGCGGCTGGGATAAGTGTGGCACGGTAACTACAGACCTTTTAGGTAATGTAGCCTTTACAGGATATGCAACTTCCGTCAATTTACCGGTTTCAGCAGGCGCACTTCAAACAACCATGCTTGGTGTTACAGACGCATTCGTTGTAAAAATGGATCCGGGTGGTACTTTATTATGGTCAACTTATTACGGAGGCACACAAGATGATAATGGAAATGATATTTCTACTGATGCAACAGGTAATATTATAGTTGCAGGTGCAACCTATTCTCCTACTCTTCCTTTAGGCCCTTCAGCGGGCAATCTGGTACATCAAAACACATATGGCGGTTCTTGTGATGCCTTTCTCTTAAAATTAGATCCATCCGGTACACTCTTGTGGGCTACTTTTTATGGAGGTTCCGGTTATGACATTGGAACTAGTGTTACCATATTTGGAAATAATGTTTATTTATATGGAGCTACTTATTCCAATACTGGCATTTCAAAAGCAGGAGCATTCCAACTTGCACGTTCTGGTGGAAAAGATGTTTTTACGGTTCAGTTTGCTTCCAACGGAACCCGCAATTGGGCGACTTATGTGGGTGGTACAATGGATGAAACTTCCGGAGGAGTTGCTTGCGATCTTTTAGGTAATATTTACATAGCAGGTTTTACAAGATCCACTAACTTCCCTGTTTCGGCCGGGCATCAAATGGTTTCAGGTGGATTACTTGACGCTTTCTTATTTAAATTTAACTCTTCGGGCATGCGGCTATGGAGTACATATTATGGAGGTGCTGATAATGATATAGGCGTTGCAGTAGCAACCGATACTCTTAATAATGTAGCAATAGGCGGTTATACCAAATCATTAAGCGCTATCGCAGCAGGAGCGGCCTACCAAGCGATTAATGGTGGATGGGCTTTAGGTTTTGGCGATGGTTTTATAGCTAAATTTAACAGTACCGGAATAGTTCAGTGGGGAACTTATTTTGGTGGAAATAAGGATGAGTGGCCATTTGACATGGCCATTGATAAGGCTAATAATATATATGTTTACGGTGAATGGGAAGACACTGATGCAGGTAATTATCCAATTAGTTCTTGTGCATACCAATCTGTTTTTGGTGGTGATGCCGAAGATCAATTCATAGCCAAATATAACCCTTTAGGACAACAAACCTGTATTACGTATATCGGTGGTACTGGACATGATGATCTGGAGGATTATGGTGGAATTACAATTAATGGTAATTTCTTATATATTACCGGCAATACAGGCGGTGGTTATCCTGTAAGTATTGGAGCTTTTCAAACAATTTATGCGGGAGGCGCAGGGTTTGGGGGTACCGGCGACGCTGTTATCACTCAATTATGTACTAATATTTGTGAAGGAAAGGTGTTAGACTTATCTTTTACCACAGATACTAAAAATGTTTGCCCTAATGTGCCTATTAAATTCGCTCCTTCAGTCAACAATTCGTGTGACACTTCCGGATATAAATTTCGCTGGACATTTTCAGGTGGCAACCCCGTAAGTTCAGATTCTGTAAGTCCTACGGTTACGTTTGCCGCTGTCGGCACTCATGATGTTAAATTAGTAGTTACAACTGTCTGCAAAAAAGACAGTGTAATAATTCCCAATTACATTACAATTAATTCGTGTACCGCATGTAATCTATCGGGGCAATTTACTAAAGGCGCAGCAAATTGTATTGGATGTGGTTGTA includes the following:
- a CDS encoding SBBP repeat-containing protein, with product MTKQLNINQIERVNKLLLIPVLILFMGIVHAQHNISKENGNKNKVSLKGNGLRFTPNKGQILDTDGNLCPDILYKGDGDGADIYLRKTGISYVYSNMSKVMQKADEQIEELEHAENIDRISLQQKKDELLQNKMITVHRVDMDFIDCNKNMVTFNEELSEGYTNHYYAHCPQGITHVNQYNKITCKNIYNGIDIAYYGNKSNGIKYDLIVKPHADPNQIRLHWNGAENIFIKSEGTLVIKTSVNEFYESIPKVYQVINGRVIDIPAKYILTLSPEFIPTKEGGKVREGFINFSFSPFDPSFALIIDPWASYYGGSGWDKCGTVTTDLLGNVAFTGYATSVNLPVSAGALQTTMLGVTDAFVVKMDPGGTLLWSTYYGGTQDDNGNDISTDATGNIIVAGATYSPTLPLGPSAGNLVHQNTYGGSCDAFLLKLDPSGTLLWATFYGGSGYDIGTSVTIFGNNVYLYGATYSNTGISKAGAFQLARSGGKDVFTVQFASNGTRNWATYVGGTMDETSGGVACDLLGNIYIAGFTRSTNFPVSAGHQMVSGGLLDAFLFKFNSSGMRLWSTYYGGADNDIGVAVATDTLNNVAIGGYTKSLSAIAAGAAYQAINGGWALGFGDGFIAKFNSTGIVQWGTYFGGNKDEWPFDMAIDKANNIYVYGEWEDTDAGNYPISSCAYQSVFGGDAEDQFIAKYNPLGQQTCITYIGGTGHDDLEDYGGITINGNFLYITGNTGGGYPVSIGAFQTIYAGGAGFGGTGDAVITQLCTNICEGKVLDLSFTTDTKNVCPNVPIKFAPSVNNSCDTSGYKFRWTFSGGNPVSSDSVSPTVTFAAVGTHDVKLVVTTVCKKDSVIIPNYITINSCTACNLSGQFTKGAANCIGCGCKEWIMITASGGTNPYTYSWSNGYTKRYENSLCPGTYTINIKDNNGCSININVTSP